In a genomic window of Nocardia fluminea:
- the glpK gene encoding glycerol kinase GlpK, with amino-acid sequence MRRYVAAIDQGTTSSRCIIFDRQGRIVGTAQREHRQIFPKPGWVEHDPAEVWRNTESVLGAALGNSRCSAGDLAAVGITNQRETTVVWDRATGDPVYNAIVWQDTRTDQLCTELAGDQGPQRYADRTGLPLSTYFAGPKLRWILDNVDGVRERAEAGDLCFGTMDSWVLWKLTGEHLTDVTNASRTMLMDLRTLQWDSQICADFGIPISLLPRIRSSSEVYADITSGPFEGIPVAGILGDQQAATFGQACLSPGEAKNTYGTGNFMLLNTGTTPVFSKHGLLTTACYRLGDAPAVYALEGSIAVTGSLVQWLRDNLGIISSAEEVEPLARSVEDNGGAHFVPAFSGLFAPRWRPDARGVIAGLTRFVTKAHLARAALESTAFQTREVVDAMRADAAAQHLDLELTTLKVDGGMTGNDLLMQFQADILDVPVVRPVVRETTALGAAYAAGLAVGYWSGLEDLRANWQADRTWTPSMPDPERTHRYADWNKAVERTYNWV; translated from the coding sequence ATGCGTCGCTATGTGGCTGCCATCGATCAGGGCACGACTTCGAGTCGGTGCATCATCTTCGATCGGCAGGGCAGGATCGTCGGGACCGCGCAGCGGGAGCATCGGCAGATCTTTCCCAAGCCCGGCTGGGTGGAGCACGACCCGGCGGAGGTGTGGCGCAATACCGAGTCCGTGCTGGGTGCGGCGCTGGGCAACAGCCGATGTTCGGCCGGGGATCTCGCCGCGGTCGGGATCACCAATCAGCGCGAGACCACCGTGGTGTGGGATCGGGCGACCGGCGATCCCGTATACAACGCGATCGTCTGGCAGGACACGCGCACCGACCAGCTGTGCACCGAACTCGCGGGTGATCAAGGGCCGCAACGCTATGCCGACCGCACCGGTCTTCCGCTGTCGACCTATTTCGCCGGTCCGAAACTGCGCTGGATTCTCGACAATGTCGACGGTGTCCGCGAACGCGCCGAGGCGGGCGACCTGTGTTTCGGCACCATGGACAGCTGGGTGCTGTGGAAGCTGACCGGTGAACACCTCACCGACGTCACCAATGCCTCACGCACCATGCTGATGGATCTTCGCACCCTGCAATGGGATTCACAGATCTGCGCCGATTTCGGCATCCCGATCTCGCTGCTCCCGCGGATTCGCAGTTCCTCGGAGGTCTACGCCGACATCACCTCCGGCCCGTTCGAAGGCATCCCGGTCGCGGGCATTCTCGGCGACCAGCAGGCAGCCACCTTCGGCCAAGCATGCCTGTCCCCCGGTGAAGCCAAGAACACCTACGGCACAGGCAATTTCATGCTCCTCAACACCGGCACCACGCCGGTTTTCAGCAAGCACGGCCTGCTCACCACCGCCTGCTACCGGCTCGGTGACGCGCCCGCGGTGTACGCCCTCGAAGGCTCGATCGCCGTCACCGGTTCCCTGGTCCAATGGCTGCGCGACAATCTCGGCATCATCTCCTCCGCCGAGGAAGTGGAACCCCTGGCCCGCAGCGTAGAAGACAACGGCGGCGCCCATTTCGTCCCCGCCTTCTCCGGCCTGTTCGCCCCCCGCTGGCGCCCCGACGCCCGCGGCGTCATCGCCGGCCTGACCCGCTTCGTCACCAAGGCCCACTTGGCCAGGGCGGCACTGGAATCCACCGCCTTCCAAACCCGCGAGGTAGTGGACGCCATGCGCGCCGACGCCGCCGCCCAGCACCTCGACCTGGAACTCACCACCCTCAAGGTCGACGGCGGCATGACCGGCAACGACCTGCTGATGCAATTCCAAGCCGACATCCTCGACGTCCCCGTAGTCCGCCCGGTAGTCCGCGAAACCACCGCCCTCGGCGCCGCCTACGCCGCGGGCCTGGCAGTCGGCTACTGGTCCGGCCTCGAAGACCTCCGAGCCAACTGGCAAGCCGACCGAACCTGGACCCCCTCGATGCCCGACCCGGAACGCACCCACCGCTACGCCGACTGGAACAAGGCCGTAGAACGCACCTACAACTGGGTCTGA
- a CDS encoding aminotransferase-like domain-containing protein, protein MSLTIPALAGKLAGLQSSAIRDLLKLTAREDIISLAGGLPDAALMPRERIARAAETALCDPAVLQYTESSGWPALREVIAARESAAIGRSVPVGEVFITHGSQQALSLLAEVLLDPGALVIVEDPAYVGALQVFRAAGARIVAVPLDSDGMRLDILEDLLAAGERPALVHTVSNFHNPGGVTLAPERRRRLAELAEAHGFWVIEDDPYGELWFDRPAPAPVASYSPQVIRLSSVSKILSPALRVGWMIAPERVSRAVELLKQGADLCGSSLTQQITTDLLTDTTWLAAHVDAIRTTYGTRARALTTALRTTFADRLHCTDPTGGMFIWAEFTDTTDTTALLPAALDAGVAYVPGGAFAVTNTADNSLRLCFTTSDEATLTAAVDRLSSAIG, encoded by the coding sequence ATGTCGCTGACAATTCCCGCATTGGCGGGCAAGCTCGCCGGCCTGCAGAGCTCGGCGATCAGGGATCTGCTCAAACTCACCGCTCGCGAGGACATCATCAGCCTCGCGGGCGGGCTGCCCGACGCGGCCCTGATGCCGCGTGAACGCATCGCCCGCGCCGCCGAGACCGCCCTGTGTGACCCTGCCGTCCTGCAATACACGGAGTCGTCCGGCTGGCCCGCCCTGCGCGAGGTGATCGCGGCCCGCGAATCGGCGGCGATCGGCCGCTCGGTGCCGGTCGGTGAAGTCTTCATCACCCACGGCTCTCAGCAAGCGCTCTCACTCCTGGCCGAAGTCCTGCTCGACCCCGGCGCCCTGGTGATCGTCGAAGACCCCGCGTATGTCGGTGCGCTGCAAGTGTTTCGAGCCGCAGGTGCGCGAATCGTCGCCGTTCCCCTGGACTCCGACGGCATGCGACTCGACATCCTCGAAGACCTGCTGGCCGCGGGCGAACGTCCTGCCCTCGTCCACACCGTCTCGAACTTCCACAATCCCGGCGGCGTCACCCTCGCACCGGAACGCCGCCGCCGGCTCGCGGAACTCGCTGAGGCGCACGGCTTCTGGGTGATCGAAGACGACCCCTATGGCGAGCTGTGGTTCGACCGGCCCGCCCCCGCGCCGGTGGCCTCGTACTCACCCCAGGTGATCCGGCTCTCCAGCGTCTCCAAGATCCTGTCTCCGGCCCTGCGCGTCGGCTGGATGATCGCCCCCGAAAGAGTCTCCCGCGCAGTGGAACTGCTCAAGCAGGGCGCCGACCTCTGCGGATCGTCGCTCACCCAGCAGATCACCACCGACCTGTTGACCGACACCACCTGGCTGGCAGCCCACGTCGACGCGATCCGCACCACCTACGGCACCAGAGCCCGAGCCCTGACCACCGCCCTGCGCACCACCTTCGCCGACCGCCTGCACTGCACCGACCCCACCGGCGGCATGTTCATCTGGGCCGAATTCACCGACACCACCGACACCACCGCCCTCCTCCCCGCCGCCCTCGACGCCGGCGTCGCCTACGTCCCCGGCGGAGCCTTCGCCGTCACCAACACCGCCGACAACTCCCTCCGCCTCTGCTTCACCACCTCCGACGAAGCCACCCTCACCGCAGCAGTCGACAGGCTGTCGTCGGCTATCGGCTAG
- a CDS encoding NAD(P)H-quinone dehydrogenase, translating to MARIAIIGGGPAGYEAALVAAQHGATVTLVDADGIGGACVLWDCVPSKTFIASTGLRTDLRRARDLGINIDADQAKVHLPEVNARVKALALAQSSDIRAKLQAAGVQLLPGYGELVGPAAGLAHRVRANLVDGGSEEFEAEVVLIATGASPRVLPGAEPDGERILNWRQLYDLPELPETLVVVGSGVTGAEFVSAYTEMGVRVKLVSSRDRVLPGEDADAALVLEEALAERGVELVKHARADAVERTAEGIVVKLSDGRTVTGSHALMTVGSTPNTENLGLDRVGIELDRGGYLRVDRVSRTSVPGIYAAGDCTGLLPLASVAAMQGRIAMYHALGEGVSPIRLKTVASAVFTRPEIATVGVSQTAIDNGEVPARTVMLPLNTNPRAKMSGLRRGFVKIFCRPATGVVIGGVVVAPIASELILPIALAVQNNLTVTDLAQTFSVYPSLTGSLTEAGRLLMRHDDLD from the coding sequence GTGGCACGGATTGCGATCATCGGCGGTGGACCGGCCGGATACGAGGCGGCGCTGGTTGCCGCTCAGCACGGGGCCACGGTGACCCTGGTCGACGCCGACGGTATCGGTGGCGCCTGTGTGCTGTGGGATTGCGTGCCGTCGAAAACCTTCATCGCCTCGACCGGCCTGCGTACCGATCTGCGCCGCGCGCGCGACCTCGGCATCAATATCGATGCCGACCAGGCGAAGGTGCACCTGCCCGAGGTGAACGCGCGCGTCAAGGCGCTCGCGTTGGCCCAGTCCTCCGATATCCGCGCCAAGTTGCAGGCCGCGGGTGTGCAACTCCTGCCCGGCTACGGCGAATTGGTCGGTCCCGCCGCGGGTTTGGCGCATCGCGTGCGCGCGAATCTGGTCGACGGCGGCTCCGAGGAGTTCGAGGCCGAGGTCGTGTTGATCGCGACCGGCGCGAGCCCGCGGGTGCTCCCCGGTGCCGAGCCCGACGGTGAGCGGATCCTGAACTGGCGCCAGCTCTACGACCTGCCGGAGCTGCCCGAGACCTTGGTCGTCGTCGGATCCGGTGTCACCGGCGCCGAATTCGTCTCCGCCTACACCGAAATGGGTGTGCGGGTGAAACTCGTGTCGAGTCGCGACCGCGTGCTGCCCGGCGAGGACGCCGACGCCGCCCTCGTCCTCGAGGAAGCCCTGGCCGAACGCGGCGTCGAACTGGTCAAGCACGCGCGCGCCGACGCGGTGGAGCGCACCGCCGAGGGCATCGTGGTGAAACTGTCCGACGGTCGCACCGTCACCGGTTCGCACGCGCTGATGACCGTCGGCTCCACCCCGAACACCGAGAACCTGGGCCTCGACCGGGTCGGCATCGAACTCGATCGCGGCGGATACCTTCGTGTCGACCGGGTTTCGCGCACCTCGGTGCCCGGTATCTATGCCGCGGGCGACTGCACGGGTCTGCTGCCGCTGGCTTCGGTGGCCGCGATGCAGGGCCGGATCGCGATGTATCACGCGCTCGGCGAGGGCGTGAGCCCGATCAGGCTGAAGACGGTGGCCTCGGCGGTGTTCACCCGTCCGGAGATCGCGACCGTCGGCGTCAGCCAGACCGCCATCGACAACGGCGAGGTGCCCGCGCGCACAGTGATGTTGCCACTCAACACCAATCCGCGCGCGAAGATGTCGGGGTTGCGGCGCGGCTTCGTGAAGATCTTCTGCCGTCCGGCGACCGGTGTGGTGATCGGCGGTGTGGTGGTCGCGCCGATCGCGTCGGAGCTGATCCTGCCGATCGCGCTGGCGGTGCAGAACAATCTGACGGTCACCGACCTGGCACAGACGTTCTCGGTGTACCCCTCGCTCACCGGTTCGCTCACCGAAGCCGGACGTTTGCTGATGCGCCACGACGACCTCGACTGA
- a CDS encoding gamma-glutamylcyclotransferase: MPIYAAYGSNMDSTQMLERCPHSPMSGTGWLEGWRLTFAGDDIGWEGPLATVVEDPDSRVFVVLYDVSPEDEDSLDRWEGSDFGIHKKIRIRVTGTQGESRLAWLYVLDAYEGGLPSARYIGVIADAAEKAGAPEDYVHALRTRNSKNVGPGA, encoded by the coding sequence GTGCCGATCTATGCCGCCTACGGGTCCAACATGGACTCGACGCAGATGCTGGAACGCTGCCCGCATTCGCCCATGTCCGGGACCGGGTGGCTGGAGGGTTGGCGCCTGACCTTCGCCGGTGACGACATCGGCTGGGAAGGGCCGTTGGCCACCGTCGTCGAGGATCCCGACTCGCGGGTGTTCGTCGTGCTCTACGACGTCTCCCCCGAGGACGAGGACAGCCTCGACCGCTGGGAGGGCTCCGATTTCGGGATCCACAAGAAGATCCGGATCCGGGTCACCGGCACCCAGGGCGAGTCCCGGCTGGCGTGGCTCTACGTCCTCGACGCCTACGAAGGCGGCCTGCCCTCGGCCCGCTACATCGGCGTCATCGCCGACGCGGCCGAAAAGGCAGGCGCGCCAGAGGACTACGTCCACGCGCTGCGCACCCGCAACAGCAAGAACGTCGGACCGGGCGCCTGA
- a CDS encoding M20 family metallopeptidase, with protein sequence MSGTEIVDAWLAEHTGDLVQWRRHIHANPELSRAEFTTTEFVSGWLTKAGLSWEVLPGGTGLICDFGPTDRPRIALRADMDALPMQEFTGLSFASTVPGVSHACGHDAHTTVLLGAGLALAEAQDALPVGVRLVFQPAEEVMPGGAIDVVAAGGMSGVDRIFALHCDPRLEVGKVGIRTGAITSAADTVELVLDSPGGHTSRPHLTSDLVYAIGTVITGLPGLLSRRVDPRTSTVMVWGAVSAGKAPNAIPQTGMLTGTVRTGDHATWLLLEPLVREIVDGLLAPTGVRYQLNYKRGVPPVVNDPASALMFENAILGLGEDALADTPQSGGGEDFSWYLEEVPGAMARLGVWSGVGEQLDLHQPTFDIDERALAVGVRTLTNVILQAH encoded by the coding sequence ATGTCGGGAACCGAGATCGTCGACGCATGGCTGGCCGAGCACACCGGTGACCTGGTGCAATGGCGCAGGCACATCCACGCCAACCCCGAGTTGTCGCGGGCGGAGTTCACCACCACCGAGTTCGTGTCGGGCTGGCTCACCAAGGCCGGGCTGAGCTGGGAGGTGCTGCCGGGCGGTACCGGGCTGATCTGTGACTTCGGCCCCACCGATCGGCCGCGCATCGCCCTCCGCGCCGACATGGACGCGCTGCCGATGCAGGAATTCACCGGTCTGAGCTTCGCCTCGACGGTGCCCGGTGTGTCGCATGCCTGCGGGCACGACGCGCACACCACGGTGCTGCTCGGCGCCGGGCTCGCGCTGGCCGAGGCGCAGGACGCGCTGCCGGTCGGGGTGCGGTTGGTGTTCCAGCCCGCCGAGGAAGTGATGCCCGGCGGTGCGATCGATGTGGTCGCGGCAGGCGGGATGTCCGGCGTCGACCGGATCTTCGCGCTGCACTGCGATCCGCGCTTGGAGGTCGGCAAGGTCGGTATCCGGACCGGTGCGATCACCTCCGCGGCCGATACCGTCGAGCTGGTGCTCGATTCGCCGGGTGGGCATACCTCGCGTCCGCACCTGACCAGCGACTTGGTGTACGCGATCGGGACTGTCATCACCGGCTTGCCCGGCCTGCTGAGCCGGCGCGTCGATCCCCGAACCAGCACGGTGATGGTGTGGGGGGCGGTGAGCGCGGGCAAGGCGCCCAATGCGATCCCGCAGACGGGCATGCTCACGGGCACCGTGCGCACCGGTGATCACGCCACCTGGCTGCTGCTGGAACCGCTGGTTCGCGAGATCGTCGACGGGTTGCTCGCGCCGACAGGCGTGCGTTACCAGCTCAATTACAAGCGTGGCGTGCCGCCGGTGGTCAACGATCCGGCGTCGGCGTTGATGTTCGAGAACGCGATCCTGGGATTGGGCGAAGACGCACTGGCCGACACCCCGCAGTCCGGCGGCGGCGAGGACTTCTCCTGGTACCTGGAGGAAGTGCCGGGCGCCATGGCCAGACTGGGCGTCTGGTCCGGCGTCGGCGAGCAGCTGGACCTGCACCAGCCGACGTTCGACATCGACGAGCGCGCGTTGGCTGTGGGTGTTCGGACGTTGACGAACGTCATCCTGCAGGCACACTGA
- a CDS encoding M20 family metallopeptidase, with product MAPSRTGELTATASDAAILAASDELIGLSHAIHAEPELAFAETRSVAKVLEPLVERGFAVTKGVAGLSTAFRAVYGSGRLTVGICAEYDALPEIGHACGHNIIAASAVGAAIGLAAVADTLDLTVVVLGTPAEESGGGKVLMLEAGAFDDIAMAMMVHPGPADIVGARSLALADLAIVFHGREAHASAAPELGRNAGDAVTLTQVAVGLLRQHLRPGQQLHGIVSDGGVAPNIVPGRAELLYYLRAADSASLDDLMRRAKACFEAGALATGCTHDIRTLAPTYTELTPDPILSAAYRAQITGLGRVPIAPELEVLRPLGSTDMGNVTNVVPGIHPVIGIDAGGAATHQPAFAAAAVNASADRAVLDGALALARTAVAIAGDEVHRDRLLQRLIERQEDIR from the coding sequence ATGGCACCCTCGCGCACCGGCGAACTCACAGCCACCGCCTCCGACGCCGCGATTCTGGCTGCCTCGGACGAGCTGATCGGGCTCTCGCACGCGATTCACGCCGAACCCGAGCTGGCCTTCGCGGAAACTCGCAGCGTCGCCAAGGTCCTCGAGCCACTGGTCGAGCGTGGTTTCGCGGTCACGAAGGGCGTCGCCGGGCTGTCGACGGCGTTTCGCGCGGTGTACGGCAGCGGCCGGCTGACTGTCGGCATCTGCGCCGAATACGACGCGCTGCCCGAGATCGGGCACGCCTGCGGACACAACATCATCGCCGCGTCCGCCGTCGGCGCGGCCATCGGCCTGGCTGCCGTGGCCGACACGCTCGATCTGACCGTGGTCGTGCTCGGCACGCCCGCGGAGGAGAGCGGCGGTGGCAAGGTGCTCATGCTGGAAGCAGGCGCCTTCGACGACATCGCGATGGCGATGATGGTCCACCCGGGGCCGGCCGACATCGTCGGCGCGCGCTCGCTGGCGCTGGCCGACCTCGCCATCGTCTTCCACGGCCGGGAGGCGCACGCCAGCGCCGCGCCCGAACTCGGCCGCAACGCGGGCGACGCGGTGACGCTGACCCAAGTTGCTGTCGGCTTGCTGCGCCAGCATCTGCGACCTGGCCAGCAGCTGCACGGTATAGTGTCCGACGGTGGCGTAGCCCCCAACATCGTGCCCGGGCGCGCGGAGTTGCTGTACTACCTCCGCGCGGCCGATTCCGCCTCCCTCGACGACCTGATGCGCCGAGCGAAGGCGTGTTTCGAAGCGGGCGCCCTGGCGACCGGCTGCACCCACGACATACGGACGCTCGCGCCCACCTATACCGAGCTCACCCCCGATCCGATTCTCTCCGCTGCCTACCGCGCGCAGATCACCGGACTGGGACGGGTGCCGATCGCGCCCGAGCTCGAGGTGCTGCGGCCGCTCGGGAGCACCGACATGGGCAACGTCACCAACGTCGTCCCCGGTATCCACCCGGTGATCGGCATCGACGCGGGCGGTGCGGCGACCCATCAGCCTGCGTTCGCCGCCGCCGCGGTGAACGCCTCGGCGGACCGGGCGGTGCTCGACGGCGCACTGGCATTGGCGCGTACCGCTGTCGCTATCGCGGGCGATGAAGTACACAGGGACAGGTTGTTGCAACGGCTGATCGAACGACAGGAGGACATTCGGTGA
- a CDS encoding enoyl-CoA hydratase-related protein — MPYLERSGDVFVLYLGNEGETDNENRFSPDWIETFHAALDEVEASEGAAALVTVATGKYYSNGLDTDYVFGNLDKIHGYLDRVHSLYTRLLTFPMPTIAAVNGHAFGAGAMLATSHDFRVMRGDRGFWSLPEVHLGMPFTIGMNGLLKGRLSNQVCVQAMTTGHRFGADEAIAAGIADAKADADEVLPAAIARAAALTSLRKPITPIIKTALHAETLAALATPVTPENLPFGN, encoded by the coding sequence ATGCCGTATTTGGAGCGCTCCGGTGATGTTTTCGTTCTGTACCTCGGTAACGAGGGTGAGACAGACAACGAGAACCGTTTCTCGCCGGACTGGATCGAGACCTTCCACGCCGCACTCGACGAGGTCGAGGCGTCCGAGGGCGCTGCCGCGCTGGTCACGGTCGCGACCGGCAAGTACTACAGCAACGGCCTCGACACCGATTACGTCTTCGGCAACCTCGACAAGATCCACGGCTACCTCGACCGGGTGCACTCGCTCTACACCCGCCTGCTGACCTTCCCGATGCCCACGATCGCCGCGGTCAACGGCCACGCGTTCGGCGCGGGCGCCATGCTGGCCACCTCGCACGATTTCCGCGTGATGCGCGGTGACCGCGGCTTCTGGTCGCTGCCCGAGGTGCACCTCGGTATGCCGTTCACGATCGGCATGAACGGCTTGCTGAAGGGTCGCCTGAGCAACCAGGTGTGCGTCCAGGCGATGACCACCGGTCACCGCTTCGGCGCCGACGAGGCCATCGCCGCGGGCATCGCCGATGCCAAGGCCGACGCCGACGAGGTGCTGCCCGCCGCGATCGCGCGCGCCGCCGCGCTGACCAGCCTGCGCAAGCCGATCACCCCGATCATCAAGACGGCGCTGCACGCCGAGACCCTCGCCGCGCTGGCCACGCCGGTGACCCCGGAGAACCTTCCCTTCGGGAACTGA
- a CDS encoding purine-nucleoside phosphorylase: MTAEQAAAAIAERTGVPRHRVAVVLGSGWQEAAAEIGAPRASIPMTELPGFGKPSAQGHGGTVHSVTVNDNNVLLLMGRQHLYEGYTPQQVVHPVTAAIAAGAEIVLLTNAAGGLRAGLRVGEPVLIADHINLTARTPLVGARFVDLVDAWDPELRALTREIDPSLTEGVYAGLIGPQYETPAEIRMLSTIGADLVGMSTVLEAIEARSLGAKVLGISLVTNLAAGVTGEHLSHAEVLAEGQAAAPRLGKLLRGILERV; encoded by the coding sequence ATGACTGCCGAACAGGCCGCTGCGGCGATTGCCGAACGTACGGGGGTGCCGCGTCATCGCGTGGCCGTGGTGCTGGGATCGGGGTGGCAGGAGGCAGCAGCCGAGATCGGCGCGCCCCGAGCCTCGATCCCCATGACGGAGCTACCCGGCTTCGGCAAACCCAGTGCGCAGGGACACGGCGGCACGGTGCATTCGGTCACCGTGAACGACAACAACGTGTTGCTGCTGATGGGCCGACAGCACCTGTACGAGGGCTATACCCCGCAGCAGGTGGTGCACCCGGTGACCGCGGCGATCGCGGCCGGCGCCGAGATCGTGCTGCTCACCAATGCCGCGGGTGGGCTCAGGGCGGGCCTGCGGGTGGGTGAGCCGGTGCTGATCGCCGACCACATCAACCTCACCGCGCGCACCCCGCTGGTAGGTGCGCGCTTCGTCGATCTGGTCGATGCCTGGGATCCCGAATTGCGGGCGCTGACAAGGGAAATCGACCCGAGCCTGACCGAGGGTGTGTACGCCGGGCTCATCGGTCCGCAGTACGAGACGCCCGCCGAGATCCGCATGCTGTCGACGATCGGCGCAGATCTGGTCGGCATGTCGACGGTGCTCGAGGCGATCGAGGCGCGATCGCTCGGCGCCAAGGTGCTCGGCATCTCGCTGGTCACCAATCTGGCCGCAGGCGTGACCGGCGAACATCTTTCGCACGCTGAAGTGCTGGCCGAGGGACAGGCCGCGGCGCCCCGGCTGGGCAAGCTGCTGCGCGGCATCCTGGAGCGCGTGTAG
- a CDS encoding phospho-sugar mutase: MLRFGTAGLRGPLREGPDGMNVTTVSRATAGLADWLRERCLGGGAVVVGRDARHGSAEFATATAEIFAAAGFPVTVLPDPVPTPVVAFAVRELGAVAGVQITASHNPPADNGYKVYLDGGSQLIAPADSEIEKRIESVVEPVARETVPASGAELVDRYLERVVELPRLLGGPGERADLRIALTALHGVGGELAVRALAGAGFTDVHVVEAQFAPDPDFPTVAFPNPEEPGAADLLLALAARIDADLAIALDPDADRCALGLRGPDGWHMLRGDETGVLLADYVLRTRPTDPLVATTIVSSRLLSKLAAARSARYAETLTGFKWLARAGDGLVYAYEEAIGHCVDPSKVRDKDGISAAVAAADLVALLKAKGRTLRDELDSYAVEFGLHAGAQVSLRLPDQAAATVLVAALRANPPSEIAGTPVKFTDQAQVRGRLRTDALIFDADDFRIVVRPSGTEPKLKCYLEVFAPVADRADLGDAKQAASQRLSQLATFCRTLAASGE, encoded by the coding sequence ATGCTGCGCTTCGGGACCGCCGGCCTGCGTGGACCGTTGCGCGAAGGTCCGGACGGCATGAACGTGACGACGGTGTCGCGGGCCACGGCCGGGCTGGCCGACTGGCTGCGCGAGCGGTGCCTCGGCGGTGGAGCCGTGGTGGTCGGGCGCGACGCGCGGCACGGCTCGGCGGAGTTCGCCACCGCGACCGCCGAGATCTTCGCGGCCGCCGGTTTTCCCGTGACGGTGCTGCCCGATCCGGTGCCGACCCCGGTGGTGGCGTTCGCGGTGCGTGAGCTGGGCGCGGTCGCGGGGGTGCAGATCACCGCCTCGCACAATCCGCCCGCCGACAACGGTTACAAGGTGTACCTCGACGGCGGATCGCAATTGATCGCGCCCGCCGACAGCGAGATCGAGAAGCGCATCGAGTCGGTCGTCGAGCCTGTTGCGCGCGAAACTGTTCCGGCTTCCGGCGCCGAGCTGGTCGATCGTTATCTCGAGCGCGTCGTGGAGTTGCCCCGCCTGCTCGGCGGTCCCGGCGAGCGGGCGGATCTGCGGATCGCGCTCACCGCGTTGCACGGCGTCGGCGGTGAGCTCGCGGTGCGGGCACTGGCCGGAGCGGGTTTCACGGACGTGCACGTGGTCGAGGCGCAGTTCGCCCCCGACCCCGACTTCCCCACCGTCGCCTTCCCCAATCCGGAAGAGCCGGGGGCCGCCGATCTGTTGCTCGCGCTGGCCGCGCGGATCGACGCCGACCTGGCGATCGCGCTCGATCCCGACGCCGATCGCTGTGCGCTCGGCCTGCGCGGCCCGGATGGCTGGCACATGTTGCGCGGTGACGAAACCGGCGTGCTGCTCGCCGACTACGTGCTGCGAACGCGTCCCACCGATCCGCTGGTGGCCACGACCATCGTGTCCTCGCGCCTGCTGTCGAAGCTGGCCGCCGCGCGTTCGGCCCGCTACGCCGAGACCCTCACCGGCTTCAAATGGCTGGCCAGGGCGGGCGACGGACTCGTCTACGCCTACGAGGAGGCCATCGGGCACTGCGTCGACCCGTCGAAGGTCCGCGACAAGGACGGCATCTCGGCCGCCGTGGCCGCAGCCGACCTCGTCGCCCTGCTGAAGGCCAAGGGCAGGACGCTACGAGACGAACTCGACTCCTACGCCGTCGAATTCGGCCTCCACGCAGGCGCCCAGGTCTCCCTGCGCCTGCCCGACCAAGCCGCCGCGACCGTACTGGTAGCCGCACTGCGCGCGAACCCGCCCAGCGAAATCGCCGGCACCCCGGTGAAATTCACCGACCAGGCGCAGGTCCGCGGCCGACTGCGCACCGACGCACTGATCTTCGACGCCGACGACTTCCGCATCGTCGTCCGCCCCTCGGGCACCGAACCCAAACTCAAGTGCTACCTGGAAGTCTTCGCCCCCGTCGCCGACCGAGCCGACCTTGGCGACGCGAAACAGGCGGCCTCCCAGCGCCTCTCCCAGCTCGCCACGTTCTGCCGAACGCTGGCAGCGAGCGGGGAGTAG
- the upp gene encoding uracil phosphoribosyltransferase codes for MRTDTVDHPLAATLLSTMRDARTDNATFRNALADLTGILMYEALRDAPVVREPIDTPVAVTEGVRLAAPPLLVPVLRAGLGMVYAAAELVPQARVGFVGIARDEQTHEPVPYLESLPADLTGLPVFVLDPMLATGGSMRHTLELLVARGATDITAVCVVSAPEGVAALAASGLPVRLVTAAIDEKLNENAYIVPGLGDAGDRQFGPR; via the coding sequence ATGCGCACCGACACCGTCGACCATCCACTCGCCGCGACCCTGCTCAGCACCATGCGGGACGCCCGGACCGACAACGCCACCTTCCGCAACGCTCTCGCCGATCTCACCGGCATCCTCATGTACGAGGCGCTGCGCGACGCGCCGGTGGTGCGCGAGCCGATCGACACGCCGGTCGCGGTGACCGAGGGTGTCCGTTTGGCGGCGCCCCCACTGCTGGTTCCGGTGCTGCGCGCCGGGCTCGGCATGGTCTACGCCGCAGCCGAACTCGTGCCGCAGGCCCGCGTCGGTTTCGTCGGCATCGCCCGCGACGAGCAGACCCACGAGCCGGTGCCCTACCTCGAGTCGCTGCCCGCCGACCTCACCGGCCTGCCCGTCTTCGTCCTCGACCCGATGCTGGCCACCGGCGGTTCCATGCGCCACACCCTCGAACTCCTCGTCGCCCGCGGCGCGACCGACATCACCGCCGTCTGCGTCGTCTCGGCCCCCGAAGGCGTTGCCGCCCTCGCGGCCTCGGGCCTGCCGGTCCGCCTGGTCACCGCCGCCATCGACGAGAAACTCAACGAGAACGCCTACATCGTCCCCGGCCTCGGCGACGCGGGCGACCGCCAGTTCGGCCCCCGCTGA